The sequence below is a genomic window from Gemmatimonadaceae bacterium.
CCTTGCCCCCGTCCCGCACCGCGGCAAGCGCAACGAGCCCGCGTACGTCAGCCTGACCCTCGCGAAAGTGGCGGAGGCGCGGGGAGTGCAGGCGCAAGCGCTCGGTGAGCGCGTAACGACTAACGCGCGCCGCCTATTCGGACTGGACTAGCTCTTGGCTGCACCGGTTCCCCGTGCGAGGTTTGATTCAGCAAGCGCAAAGCCAATAGCCAATAGCCAATAGCCAACAGCCCATGTCCCTCAAAATCATCCAGACGAGCGACGCACCCGCCGCGATCGGCCCGTACTCGCAGGCCGTGACCGCCGGCGGATTCCTATTCACGGCGGGACAGATCGCGCTCGATCCAAAAAGCGGCCAAGTGATCGACGGCGGCGTCGAGCAGCAGACCGAGCGAGTGATGACCAACCTCTCGGCGGTCCTGAAGGAGGCGGGCGCCGACTGGAGCAGCGCCGTGAAGACGACCGTGTACCTGCACGACATGGCCGACTTTCCCGCGATGAACGAGGTGTACGGCCGGCGGCTGGGCGACTCGCGTCCGGCGCGCTCCACGATCCAGGCGGCCGGCCTACCGCGCGGAGTGCTCGTCGAGATCGACGTAGTCGCCAAGCTGTAGCGCTGCCCTTCAGCGGATCATGACCGACGCAGGCACCGCCAGGACGCGGGAGGAGCTGTTCCGGCTCACCGCGTTTGCGCGGTGCGCGGGTTGAGCTTCCAAGATGGGTCCAGGGGACCTTGCGGAGGTACTCGCTCCGATTCCGGGCGCGAGCGATGAGAGGATTCTGGTCGGGCGGGAGACGTTCGACGACGCCGGCGTGTTCTTCCTGTCCGACGAGTTGGCGCTCGTGCAGACGGTGGATTTCTTCGCGCCAATCGTGGACGACCCGTACACGTTCGGCCAGATAGCCGCCGCCAACGCGCTGTCGGACGTGTACGCCATGGGCGGTCAGCCGCTGACCGCGCTGAACATCGTCGCGTTTCCCAACGACAAGCTCCCGCACCGAATTCTCACCGACATTCTGCGCGGCGGGCTGGACAAGGTGCACGAAGCGGGCGCGCACATCATCGGCGGGCACACGATCCTGGACGAAGAGATCAAATACGGTCTGGCCGTGACCGGCCGCGCGCATCCGAAGTTCCTGCTTACCAACGCCGGCGCCAGGCCGGGCGACAGGCTCATTCTTACGAAGCCGCTGGGCACCGGCATACTCGCCACGGCCATCAAGCGGGGGGAGCTCGCTCCGTCCGCGCAGGCCGAGGTCCTCGCGTCCATGACGACGCTGAACGGAGGTGCGAGCCGCGCCGCGCTCGCCGTCGGTTCCCGCTGCGCGACCGACGTCACCGGCTTCGGATTCCTCGGACACGCGTCGCACGTCGCGCGCGCGAGCGGCGTCACGCTCCGGTTCTCCGTTGCAGAAATACGCGCGTTCGCGGGCGCCGCCGACGCGTGGGCGCGCGGAGTCAACACTGGCGGCGCGGAGCGAAATCTCGAGTACGTGAACCCGCTCGTGGACTGGGGCAGCTCGACCGACGCGCAGCGCGCGCTGCTCGTGGACCCCCAGACCTCGGGCGGGTTACTCGTTGCCGTGGGGCCCGACCGTGTCGCCGCCTATCTTTCGCGGGTCGCCGGCGCAGTCGAGGTGGGTACCGTCACGGAGCGAGCCGAATTTGCGATCGTGCTGCAATAATCGCGGGGGTGGATGGGGCCTGGTGGCTTCCCCAGTCTTCAAAACTGGTGTGACCCGACTCAGTCGGGCCGGGTGGGTTCGATTCCCACACTCTCCCGCCAGCACGGCCGCTCTCGCTTTTCTCCTCTTCGCTGGTCTCGCCGCGCCACTCGCCGCGCAACAGGACACGCTGCGCCGTCCCATGCCTCCCCGCATAGACACTCTGTTTGTCGATTCGCTCGCGCGAATCGACACGGTCGTCGCCGTCCCGGTCGTCGTACAGCCGCTCGAAGCAACCCGCCCGATCTCTCCCGGCGGCGCGTTCCTCCAGTCGCTGCTCATTCCCGGCCGCGGCCAGATAACACTCGGCAAGAAGAACGCGTCCCGCTTCTACTTCCTGGTGGAAGCGCTCGGGATCGGCATGACGATCAAGTCGTACGGCGACCTCCGCGAGGCCAAGCGCGGCGCCGACGACAGCACCGCCGTCGAGTGGGAAGTCGATCCCGTTACCGGCGACAGCACCCCGACGAGATTCGAGCCCAGCCGCTTCACTCCCGAGCTGATCAACGCGCGCCGCACGCACGTGGAAGACTGGATCGCGCTGCTCATATTCAATCACCTGCTGTCCGCGGCCGACGCCTATGTCGCGGCCAATCTCTGGGATTTTCCGGCGAAGGTCAGCGTGCGGGCACGCCCGCCCGGAGCGCACGCCCGGGTCCGTGACGCCGGGTTGCCGCCGCCGGCGCTCAATCTCGAAGCGAGAATCACGGGAACGATCACCTGGTGAAGGGCAGCGACGCGCCGATCGGCGTCTTCGACTCTGGCCTCGGCGGGCTCACCGTGGTGCGCGAGCTGATCCGCCAGCTGCCGAACGAGAGCATCATCTACTTCGGCGACACCGCGCGCGTGCCGTACGGCCCGAAGGGCGAGGACACGGTCATCCGCTACAGCCAGGACATCGCCGGCTTTCTCCGCACGCAACGGGTGAAGGCGATCGTCGTCGCCTGCAACACCGCCACCGCCCACGCGCTTCCGACCTTGCGCGCGCAGCAGGACATCCCGGTGATAGGCGTGATCGAGCCCGGCGCGCGGGCGGCGGTGAAGGCGAGCCGGGGCCGGCGCATCGGCGTGATCGGAACGCGCGGCACGATTCGCTCGAAAGCGTACGACAAAGCCATCGCGCACCTGGCGCCCGACGCAACGGTGACCACCGCCGCCTGCCCGCTGTTCGTCCCGCTGATCGAGGAAGGCTGGCTCGACGGCGAGCCCACGCGGATCATCGCGCGCGGCTACCTCGAGCCGTTCACCGACGGCAAGATCGACACGCTGGTGCTCGGCTGCACGCACTACCCGCTGCTCAAGATCGTGATCGGCGAGACGATCGGGCGCGAGGTGCGGCTGATCGACAGCGCGCACGAGACGGCGGCGGAGACGGCGCGCGTGCTGCGCGAGAACGACCTGGAGGCCCGCGACAGCAACGCGCATTATCGCTTCGTCGCGTCGGACGATCCCGAGCAGTTCCTCGCGGTCGGCCAGCGCTTTCTCGGCGCGCCGCTCGAGCGGGTGGAGCTCGTCACGCTCGGCAGCTGACCGCGCGCTCAGGCCGTAACGCGCTCCAGACTGGACAGCGCGGGGGAATCCAGCGAGCCATCCCACCGGCGCAGCTCGATCGAGCGCTCCGACACCGTCAGGTAGGTAGGCGAGTCCAGCCACGAGCCCGCGTTGGCGAACACGCCGCGGCCGACTCGCTCCAGCGTCGCGATGTGCGAGTGCGCGTACACCAGGAGATCCAACCCTGGGTCCGCGCTGAGCGCCGCGTGCGCGACGGCGCGCAGCCCCGTCCCCTCGTCAGCCGCGCGATAGTCGCGACTCGTGTGCGAAGTCGCGGTGGCGATCTTCGTCGCGAGGTCGGGGTGCAGTAGCCGGAACAAGCGGATGGACACCGGGTTGCGCAGGACGCTGCGAAGCCGCCGGTAGTTCTTGTCCTCGCGCTCGCGGAGCCCGTCGCCGTGCTCGATCCGGGCGCGCCAACCCGCGAGCTCGCCCTCCCACGCTTCCGTCGTGTAGTCGACGCCGAGATCCTCGCGCAGCACCTCGCCGCCCCAGCAGTCGTGGTTGCCCGCGACCCAGATGATCCGCGTCCCGCTGTCCTTCAGTTCCGACAACGCGCCGAGCGTCCTGAACGCGCCGCGGGGAATCACGGTCTTCCACTCGAACCAGAAATCGAACAGATCGCCGTTCACCACCAGCGTGCTCGCCCGGCCCCGCAGCGCGCGCAGGAAAGCGAGGAGGTCGCGCTCTACCTCGGGCGCGGCGGCGCCAAGGTGGGTGTCGGAGATGATGAACGCAGGCGCCTGAGACATTGGCGGGAAGTTACTTGTGACTAGTGACTAGTGACTAGTGACTAGTCACTAGTAACTTTCTTTCCATGCCCCGGGACATACAGCTCCGCGTCCGGTACGCGGAGACCGACCAGATGCGCGTCGTGTACCACGCCAACTACCTGGTGTGGTGCGAGGTCGGGCGAACCGAGTACATCCGCAGCGCGTTCGCATCCTACGCCGAGGTGGAGCGGAAGGGAGTCGCTCTCGCCGTGGTGGAGGCGAACCTCCGCTTTCACGCGCCCGCCAGGTACGACGATCTGATCACCGTGACGACGACTTTGCGCGAGGCGCGCTCGCGGACGATGACTCTGGACTACGTGATAACGAACGCGGAGACGGGGGAGAAGCTCGTGACCGCGAGCACCACGCTCGCTTCGACCGACCCGAATGGGCGGCTCGTGTCGATGCCGGCCGATCTGCGCAGCGCACTGGAGAGGTCGCGTGAGTAAACCAAGAGCGCTCTTGGCTATTGGCTGTTGGCTGTTGGCTACGGCGTGTGCCGCTGCCCCGCGGGGTTCGGCGACGCTGAGCGAGGCGAACATCCGCGAGTACGCGATGCTGCTGCGCATGGCGGACTCGCGGATGCTCGACACGGCAGTCGTCGATCGCGGGCTGGCGTCGAGCTCGAGCGCGGTGCGCGCCGAAGCGGCCCGGGCCATCGGCCAGATCGGGCGCGCCGCGGCGGCGCCACGGGTCGCGGTATTGCGCCCGCTACTGCGTGGCACGAGCGCGAGCGTCGCGGCCCAGGCCGCGTATTCGCTGGGCTTGCTGCGGGACAGCGCGAGCACCGCGGATCTCGTGGAGGCGTTGACCTGGTTCGCGCCGGTTTCGCGCGAGGCGGCGTGGGCACTCGGACAGCTCGGCAACGCGGTCCGTACTGCGATCGTCGACGCGCTCGCCCGCGGCCACGAGGACCCGGCCACGCGCGTGCAGCTCCTGCTCGCGGCGGCGAAGCTGAGTCCCGTTCCGGCGCAGTCGGTCATCGAATATTTCGACGACGAGCATCCTTCGGTCGTGTGGGCGGCGGCGTACGCGATCTCCCGTACCCGAACCGTCACCGGACTGAGCGCGCTGTGGGCGCTCGGCGATTCACTGGTGGCGAACAGGCCGGTCCGTCCGGGCTCCGATACTCTGGCTGCCTCCTTCGACGCGAGCCGCGGGGCGTTCATCGACCCGGAGAGCGCGCCATACCGGATACGGGCGGAGATCGCCCGCGTGCTCACCCGGTCGGCAGCGGGGGATTCATTGGCGAGCCGGGCAATTCCGTCGCTGGCGCAGTACGCGCGCGACCCGCACCCGCACGTCCGCATCAATGCGATACGGTCGCTCGGCAGCTACGGTGCGCGCGCGAGGGCGCACCTGGTGTCCGGCGCGCGCGATCCCGATGCGAACGTGCGGATCGCGGCCGCGCAGAGCCTCGCCGCCGTGCGCGATTCGGCGGACGTTCCCTGGCAGGAGCTGTGGGCGGTGGATACCGGCTTCACGTTCCGGCGGAGCTTGCTGGAGGCGTCCCTTCGGTTCGGTGTGGAGCTGCCGGCGGTTGCGTCCTGGAGCGGTGACACGGAATGGCGCAGGAGGGCCGCCGTCGCCGCCGCGGCCGGCGGCGCGCCCACCGGCGAGCAGAGTCTGCGCATCGCGGAGCCGCTGCTCTCCGACAGCGACGCGCGCGTGCGAGGGGCGGCGCTGAGCGGGATCGCATCGGATACGGGCCGGATCACGCCGCGGGTACGCGAGCTGTTGAATCTGGCCGCGGCCGATCCCGATCGGATGGTCTCCGAGCGGGCGCGGGCGACGCTGTCGCGCCGCGCGGAGGACGAGAGCGAGAGCGCGGCGCCGGTGCGGGACGTGAACTGGTACGTCGACGTTGTGCGGACGATCGTCGCGCCCGCGCTCGACGGCAGGCCGGTGCGGGCGACGTTCACTACGGAGCGCGGTCCGATCGTAGTCGAGTTCTTCGGCGTGGAAGCGCCGTTGACCGTGAAGAACTTTCTCGATCTCGCGCGCGGCGGGACGTTTCGCGGAACACGCTTCCACCGCGTGGTTCCGAATTTCGTGGTGCAGGACGGCGACCCCCGCGGCGACGGAACCGGCGGTCCGGGGTATTCGATCAGGGACGAGCTCAACCCGCATCGCTACGACCGTGGCGTGCTCGGGATGGCGCTGTCGGGCCCGGACACCGGGGGGAGTCAGTGGTTCAGCACGCATTCGCCGCAGCCGCACCTGGATGGGGGGTACACGGTGTTTGGCCGGGTCGTGTCCGGATTCGGGGTGCTCGATCGTATCGTGCAGGGCGATTTGCTTCTGGACGTCAGATGAGAACTACGCTGCGTGCTGCGTGCTGCGTCCTCGCGGCAACTCGGCGTGTTCTAGATCGGAGGATTCTTTCGGCATTGTTTCTTGCAACGGCGTGCGCGCCTCCGGCGGCGGGGAGACTAGGTGGCGTGCCGGCGCCGAGCGTGGCGCTGCCGAGCTCGGAGCTGGCGCTGGGCTACCGGCAGATGGTGTTCGACTGGGAGTTCGAGCAGGGCGATGCTCGGATGCGCGGGGAAGGGGTGGTGCGAGTCGCGCCGCCGGACAGCGCCAGGCTCGACCTGTTTCTGGGCGGCGGCTTCGGGGGAGGCGCCGCGCTGCTAATCGGCGACTCGCTGCAGGCGCCGCTCGTAGAGAGCGCCAGGCGTTTGATACCACCCGCACCGATGCTTTGGGCCGCTTTGGGGCGGCTCGCCATTCCCCCGGCGGCCGACACCGCCGTTCGCGTTGACGGGTCCGTCGTTCGGGCCGACATTGGGGCCACGCCCGTGTGGCGGGTGGAGTTTCACGGCCCCCGGCTGGCACGGCTCGACCGGATTGATGACGGACGGGTGAGGGACTTCGTCAATAGAAGGGACCGGGAGGTCGTGTACGAGTCTTTCTCGCCGCGCAGCAAGCTGACACTCAGGACCAAGCGGGATGAGCCGGTCATGGGATTCGATGCGAAGATCTGGACTCTGTAGCGTCGCGCTTCTGCTGACAGCCGGCTGCGTCTACGGCTTCGCCGGCGGCGGCCTGCCCGCGCACGTCAAGACCATTGCCGTCATCCCCTTCGATAACGAGACGACGAGCTCCGAGATCCAGCGCGAGCTGGTGGACGCGTTCCGCGCCGGACTGCGCGACCGGCTCGGCGTGCGCGAAGCGCCCGAAGCGCGCGCGAATGCGATAGTGCGGGGCACCATCCAGCGGTACGAAGTGGACATTCCGGTCGCGTACTCCGCGGACAACCGCGCCACGACCACGGCATTGCGGATGCTGCAGATCGTCGTCGACCTCGAGCTCGTGGACCAGGTGACAGGCGAGACTCTCTGGGAGCGGAAAGGCTTCACCGCCGACGCGAAGTACGAGGAGCGGGGTGAGCCGGCCGCGCGCAAGGAAGCGATCGGCCGCGTCGTCAACGCGCTGGTGGAAGGCGCGCAATCGCAGTGGTGACACGCACGGGGACCGGGCGCGTCGCGCGGGGCCGCCGCGGCGGTGGAGCGATGGGATGCCTCGTCCCACTGCTCATCGTCACCATCATCGGATACTTCGCCGCGCACGCCAGCGACGCGGCCCTGAGGTACTACCGCTTCCGCGACGGCATGCAGCAGGAAGCGCGCTTCGCGCACCGGCCGACGCGAACCGACGACTACATCAAGACCCGGCTGCGCTCCATGGCCGACTCTCTCGAGGTGCCGCTTGAAGGCAGTCAGA
It includes:
- the murI gene encoding glutamate racemase: MKGSDAPIGVFDSGLGGLTVVRELIRQLPNESIIYFGDTARVPYGPKGEDTVIRYSQDIAGFLRTQRVKAIVVACNTATAHALPTLRAQQDIPVIGVIEPGARAAVKASRGRRIGVIGTRGTIRSKAYDKAIAHLAPDATVTTAACPLFVPLIEEGWLDGEPTRIIARGYLEPFTDGKIDTLVLGCTHYPLLKIVIGETIGREVRLIDSAHETAAETARVLRENDLEARDSNAHYRFVASDDPEQFLAVGQRFLGAPLERVELVTLGS
- a CDS encoding RidA family protein, which codes for MSLKIIQTSDAPAAIGPYSQAVTAGGFLFTAGQIALDPKSGQVIDGGVEQQTERVMTNLSAVLKEAGADWSSAVKTTVYLHDMADFPAMNEVYGRRLGDSRPARSTIQAAGLPRGVLVEIDVVAKL
- a CDS encoding thioesterase family protein; protein product: MPRDIQLRVRYAETDQMRVVYHANYLVWCEVGRTEYIRSAFASYAEVERKGVALAVVEANLRFHAPARYDDLITVTTTLREARSRTMTLDYVITNAETGEKLVTASTTLASTDPNGRLVSMPADLRSALERSRE
- a CDS encoding peptidylprolyl isomerase translates to MATACAAAPRGSATLSEANIREYAMLLRMADSRMLDTAVVDRGLASSSSAVRAEAARAIGQIGRAAAAPRVAVLRPLLRGTSASVAAQAAYSLGLLRDSASTADLVEALTWFAPVSREAAWALGQLGNAVRTAIVDALARGHEDPATRVQLLLAAAKLSPVPAQSVIEYFDDEHPSVVWAAAYAISRTRTVTGLSALWALGDSLVANRPVRPGSDTLAASFDASRGAFIDPESAPYRIRAEIARVLTRSAAGDSLASRAIPSLAQYARDPHPHVRINAIRSLGSYGARARAHLVSGARDPDANVRIAAAQSLAAVRDSADVPWQELWAVDTGFTFRRSLLEASLRFGVELPAVASWSGDTEWRRRAAVAAAAGGAPTGEQSLRIAEPLLSDSDARVRGAALSGIASDTGRITPRVRELLNLAAADPDRMVSERARATLSRRAEDESESAAPVRDVNWYVDVVRTIVAPALDGRPVRATFTTERGPIVVEFFGVEAPLTVKNFLDLARGGTFRGTRFHRVVPNFVVQDGDPRGDGTGGPGYSIRDELNPHRYDRGVLGMALSGPDTGGSQWFSTHSPQPHLDGGYTVFGRVVSGFGVLDRIVQGDLLLDVR
- a CDS encoding UDP-2,3-diacylglucosamine diphosphatase, which codes for MSQAPAFIISDTHLGAAAPEVERDLLAFLRALRGRASTLVVNGDLFDFWFEWKTVIPRGAFRTLGALSELKDSGTRIIWVAGNHDCWGGEVLREDLGVDYTTEAWEGELAGWRARIEHGDGLREREDKNYRRLRSVLRNPVSIRLFRLLHPDLATKIATATSHTSRDYRAADEGTGLRAVAHAALSADPGLDLLVYAHSHIATLERVGRGVFANAGSWLDSPTYLTVSERSIELRRWDGSLDSPALSSLERVTA
- the lptE gene encoding LPS assembly lipoprotein LptE, which translates into the protein MRRSGLCSVALLLTAGCVYGFAGGGLPAHVKTIAVIPFDNETTSSEIQRELVDAFRAGLRDRLGVREAPEARANAIVRGTIQRYEVDIPVAYSADNRATTTALRMLQIVVDLELVDQVTGETLWERKGFTADAKYEERGEPAARKEAIGRVVNALVEGAQSQW
- the selD gene encoding selenide, water dikinase SelD; translation: MTDAGTARTREELFRLTAFARCAGUASKMGPGDLAEVLAPIPGASDERILVGRETFDDAGVFFLSDELALVQTVDFFAPIVDDPYTFGQIAAANALSDVYAMGGQPLTALNIVAFPNDKLPHRILTDILRGGLDKVHEAGAHIIGGHTILDEEIKYGLAVTGRAHPKFLLTNAGARPGDRLILTKPLGTGILATAIKRGELAPSAQAEVLASMTTLNGGASRAALAVGSRCATDVTGFGFLGHASHVARASGVTLRFSVAEIRAFAGAADAWARGVNTGGAERNLEYVNPLVDWGSSTDAQRALLVDPQTSGGLLVAVGPDRVAAYLSRVAGAVEVGTVTERAEFAIVLQ